A DNA window from Anaerolineae bacterium contains the following coding sequences:
- a CDS encoding cytochrome c3 family protein: MKKKILTLTIMTACIAMVALFCGPGYASVSGPCVDCHTMHNSQGGAVMATGTTAGDAAYGSLTRGTCGGCHETSTADPLEGGYPRVKTSSSGDTVQLAGGYFTATSGQTDNHGNTEHSIGSTVEPAGYNSAGYVNSTDWYVESNGLKCAGNSGCHGNETDTDPAKAIAGGHHANTLKGGYTGYRMLQIYQTAVIGTGASDYEKALNSAPSADDPRNYYSATADADGGSISRFCGKCHGDFHGNAGSGNTGVYNSAWVRHPTDALIPTTWEIQTLTNYTFLDWKSNPVGTVNAVAPADDNMYVTCLSCHRAHGSANADILRFAYADQCADGSSVNGCLGCHDKQR, from the coding sequence ATGAAGAAAAAAATATTAACTCTGACGATTATGACAGCATGTATCGCAATGGTTGCTCTCTTTTGCGGGCCAGGTTATGCATCGGTAAGCGGCCCCTGCGTGGATTGCCATACCATGCACAACAGCCAGGGTGGCGCTGTCATGGCTACAGGCACAACTGCCGGAGATGCTGCTTACGGCTCGTTGACCCGCGGCACATGCGGGGGGTGTCATGAAACAAGCACGGCCGACCCTCTGGAAGGGGGTTATCCTCGTGTTAAAACCAGTAGTTCCGGCGATACCGTCCAATTAGCCGGAGGGTACTTCACTGCTACCAGCGGACAGACTGATAACCACGGTAATACTGAACACAGCATAGGCAGCACAGTAGAGCCGGCAGGGTATAATTCTGCTGGTTACGTTAACAGCACCGATTGGTACGTGGAAAGCAACGGCTTGAAATGTGCAGGTAATAGCGGCTGTCACGGGAACGAAACCGACACGGACCCGGCAAAGGCGATTGCCGGTGGCCATCACGCAAATACTCTTAAAGGCGGCTACACCGGCTATCGTATGCTTCAAATATACCAGACCGCAGTCATTGGGACAGGAGCTTCCGATTATGAAAAGGCTTTGAATAGTGCTCCATCAGCAGACGACCCACGTAACTATTACAGCGCCACCGCCGATGCTGATGGCGGTTCTATCAGCAGGTTCTGCGGCAAATGCCACGGAGATTTCCACGGCAATGCGGGTTCCGGTAATACCGGCGTATATAACAGCGCGTGGGTAAGGCATCCAACAGATGCGCTTATTCCTACCACCTGGGAAATTCAAACCCTTACGAATTATACTTTCCTTGATTGGAAATCTAATCCGGTCGGCACAGTGAATGCTGTAGCGCCAGCTGATGACAACATGTATGTTACCTGTCTTTCCTGCCACCGGGCTCATGGCTCGGCAAATGCCGACATCCTGAGATTTGCTTACGCTGATCAATGCGCCGACGGCAGCTCTGTTAACGGTTGCCTCGGGTGTCATGACAAGCAGCGTTAA
- a CDS encoding tetratricopeptide repeat protein, with amino-acid sequence MIKSLQKTYVFLFFAVVAAYSAHDISNLDIWYHLRCGQFILDNFKIPQTNTFSYIAVDRPSFDPYWLFQVLIYLIHRVSGISGLVAFKMSVLIAAFCLLINMRKKEDGYILPAFCLVLGAMAANARFIVRPELASYLFLCLYFFILHQYHNRKGRSIYLLIPLQILWANMHGFWVLGLFLVWAFLLGEAILWKAPLSFDWRGETSVQGRDYTRLLLAGLVLTASTLITPYPHEILQLPFEMFAGLKGASGRGGPLIVNELISPFLADTLFSWQAIFYYKVLVVVSAASFLLNFRRINIIHLLIYAGFLYISVQARRNICAFALMAAPITFLNLGSFYKSSIEEFLRARKLPMNHVRAVLSVGLVLVMILLIYDAASDRYYIRDRSNTRFGLGVSNISYPKKAIDFIQENNITGNIFNNPATGHYFTWRCFPERLVFLDGRFDLPDRFLSHYYVPQLWPKISEKYQINYVLLGHGRSPNIAPLTRMLYFNKDWVLIYYDEMAVVFVKNVEKNREIIKKFQVRFDTTQDKDAPGIPPKNLFGMTDLPVAQFQLANLYATLGLNKRAINKYQECLDIFPSFWEARSNLGDMYQKDGRVEDALRQYRMAVETKPNFVAGYVRLGEAYAVTGMFPQAVQAYKEALKRKPELAAAHSGLGFACMQMKKYKEAIQHFEAVLRLDPDNSMAGRMLAYCRSMISQDKSH; translated from the coding sequence ATGATTAAGAGCCTTCAAAAAACATACGTTTTTCTCTTTTTTGCCGTGGTTGCCGCCTATTCGGCACACGATATTTCAAACCTCGATATCTGGTACCATCTGAGGTGCGGCCAATTCATCCTTGACAATTTTAAGATACCACAAACCAATACCTTTTCCTACATTGCCGTTGATCGTCCGAGTTTTGATCCATACTGGCTATTTCAGGTTCTCATCTATCTTATACACCGTGTTTCCGGGATCAGCGGGCTTGTTGCGTTCAAAATGTCGGTACTGATCGCCGCGTTTTGCTTGTTGATTAACATGAGGAAAAAGGAGGATGGGTACATCCTGCCGGCGTTTTGTCTTGTTTTGGGCGCCATGGCGGCAAACGCACGGTTTATTGTCCGGCCGGAGCTTGCAAGCTACCTGTTTCTCTGTCTCTATTTTTTCATCCTTCATCAATACCACAACCGCAAGGGCAGGAGCATTTATCTCCTGATCCCCCTTCAGATCCTCTGGGCAAACATGCACGGGTTCTGGGTGCTGGGTCTTTTCCTGGTATGGGCATTCCTTTTGGGTGAAGCGATCTTGTGGAAAGCGCCCCTGTCGTTTGACTGGAGGGGCGAGACCTCTGTGCAGGGAAGAGACTATACCCGGCTGTTGCTCGCAGGGCTCGTTTTGACTGCATCTACCCTGATCACACCATATCCTCATGAGATTCTGCAACTTCCATTTGAAATGTTCGCCGGACTAAAGGGCGCCAGCGGCAGGGGCGGCCCTCTTATCGTAAATGAGCTGATATCACCATTTTTAGCGGATACGCTCTTTTCCTGGCAGGCGATATTCTACTATAAAGTATTGGTGGTGGTATCTGCCGCGTCCTTTTTGTTGAACTTCAGGCGGATCAACATCATCCACCTTTTGATCTATGCCGGGTTCCTCTATATCTCTGTCCAGGCAAGGCGGAATATATGTGCCTTTGCACTGATGGCCGCTCCGATCACGTTCCTGAATCTTGGCTCTTTTTACAAATCTTCCATTGAAGAATTCCTGCGGGCCAGGAAACTGCCCATGAATCATGTGCGGGCCGTCTTGTCCGTGGGTCTGGTTCTGGTGATGATTCTTTTAATTTATGACGCGGCTTCTGACAGATACTATATCCGGGACAGAAGCAATACGAGGTTCGGGTTAGGGGTTTCCAACATCTCTTATCCCAAAAAAGCGATTGATTTCATACAGGAAAACAACATCACTGGAAACATTTTCAACAACCCTGCCACAGGTCACTATTTCACCTGGCGTTGTTTCCCTGAGCGCCTGGTCTTTTTAGACGGAAGGTTCGATTTGCCTGATCGCTTTCTGTCTCATTATTATGTCCCTCAACTATGGCCGAAAATTTCGGAAAAATATCAAATAAATTATGTATTGCTCGGTCATGGCAGGTCTCCAAATATTGCCCCTCTGACCAGGATGCTCTATTTCAACAAGGACTGGGTTCTGATCTACTATGATGAAATGGCTGTTGTCTTTGTCAAAAATGTCGAGAAAAACCGGGAAATCATTAAAAAGTTTCAGGTCAGGTTTGACACAACGCAAGACAAGGATGCACCAGGCATACCTCCAAAGAACCTGTTTGGCATGACGGATCTTCCTGTGGCACAATTTCAGTTGGCAAACCTGTACGCCACCCTTGGCTTAAACAAGCGTGCAATCAATAAGTACCAGGAATGCTTAGACATATTTCCAAGCTTCTGGGAGGCACGGAGCAACCTCGGAGATATGTATCAAAAGGACGGCAGAGTCGAGGATGCGTTAAGACAATACAGGATGGCCGTTGAAACAAAGCCGAATTTTGTGGCAGGCTATGTAAGGCTTGGGGAAGCCTATGCTGTCACTGGGATGTTTCCGCAGGCAGTCCAGGCGTATAAGGAAGCGCTTAAAAGAAAACCTGAACTGGCCGCAGCTCATAGCGGGCTGGGTTTTGCCTGTATGCAGATGAAAAAATATAAAGAGGCGATACAGCACTTTGAGGCCGTGTTGAGATTAGATCCAGATAATTCGATGGCCGGCCGGATGCTTGCTTACTGCCGTAGCATGATCTCCCAGGACAAATCGCACTGA
- a CDS encoding tetratricopeptide repeat protein: MKQIRLNLYIEFLVVAGLVVVCGIAAFQRNFIWQDDLTLWQDVVEKSPDKARGYNAIGMHYYKRQKPDKAIPFFKQSLFLRPEYGIGHNNLGLCFLAKGRIDQAIEEFKRAIKTKPLNGMWHVNLGIAYWKKGLHELANKEIGLGKALRRRYKQG, translated from the coding sequence ATGAAACAAATTAGACTAAATTTATATATTGAATTTCTGGTGGTGGCAGGCCTGGTTGTGGTATGTGGCATTGCCGCCTTTCAGCGTAATTTTATCTGGCAAGATGATCTTACATTATGGCAAGATGTGGTCGAAAAATCTCCTGATAAAGCAAGGGGTTATAACGCAATCGGCATGCATTACTATAAAAGGCAAAAACCCGATAAGGCAATACCATTTTTTAAGCAAAGTCTTTTTCTGCGGCCAGAGTATGGAATCGGCCACAACAACCTCGGGCTCTGCTTTCTGGCAAAGGGGCGGATAGATCAAGCAATAGAGGAGTTCAAGCGGGCAATAAAGACCAAGCCCCTCAATGGCATGTGGCACGTTAACCTGGGCATTGCCTATTGGAAAAAGGGATTGCATGAACTAGCTAACAAAGAGATAGGGCTCGGGAAAGCATTGAGAAGAAGGTATAAACAAGGATAG
- a CDS encoding tetratricopeptide repeat protein: protein MKPIKLKLFVELLVAASLVLVFGPITHQRNFAWKDNVSLWRDAVMKSPNKYRPRHNLGLAYSHTEQYDLALEEYGKALRVMPASSKTHVNMGSVHEKMGQNELAIAKYKKALEIDPCDYKAYTGLGEIYNKKGFVDMAVSMYKQAIKINPLYLNARKAIGNAYVDQGFTNLAVKEYIAILQIDPDNASVHYNLGIAYDEMRQLEKAIIQYQKAIAIKPEYPEALSNLGIIYGKMGLLDQSIQQLRMSLDISPRDPITMFNLALAYEQRAESEEQRARSKELRVKAVRTYEKVLKLDPQNVQARERIRKLRAKR from the coding sequence ATGAAACCAATAAAACTGAAATTATTTGTTGAATTACTTGTAGCCGCAAGCCTGGTGCTGGTCTTCGGCCCCATTACCCATCAACGAAATTTCGCCTGGAAAGACAACGTGTCCCTCTGGCGCGATGCGGTCATGAAATCTCCCAATAAGTACAGACCTCGCCACAACCTGGGATTAGCCTATTCTCACACAGAACAATACGATCTTGCACTGGAAGAATATGGGAAGGCGCTGAGGGTTATGCCTGCCTCGTCCAAGACCCATGTGAACATGGGCAGTGTTCATGAAAAGATGGGGCAAAATGAATTGGCCATAGCCAAGTACAAAAAAGCGCTGGAAATCGACCCCTGTGATTACAAGGCATATACCGGGTTGGGAGAAATATACAACAAGAAGGGGTTTGTTGATATGGCGGTTAGTATGTACAAGCAGGCAATAAAGATAAATCCGCTTTACCTTAATGCCCGAAAGGCCATTGGAAATGCATACGTGGATCAAGGGTTCACAAACTTAGCCGTAAAAGAGTACATAGCAATCTTGCAAATAGACCCTGACAATGCCTCGGTTCATTATAATCTCGGTATTGCTTATGACGAAATGAGACAACTGGAAAAGGCCATTATCCAATACCAAAAGGCTATCGCTATTAAACCTGAATATCCTGAAGCGTTGTCCAATCTGGGCATCATATACGGCAAAATGGGATTACTTGACCAGTCAATTCAACAGTTGCGCATGTCTTTGGATATTAGTCCCCGTGATCCGATAACCATGTTTAACCTGGCGCTGGCTTATGAGCAAAGAGCTGAGAGCGAAGAGCAAAGAGCGAGGAGCAAAGAGCTGAGAGTTAAGGCTGTTCGGACGTACGAAAAGGTTCTCAAACTTGATCCCCAGAATGTCCAGGCCAGGGAGAGGATTCGTAAGCTGAGAGCCAAGAGGTGA